In Thermospira aquatica, the following proteins share a genomic window:
- the murI gene encoding glutamate racemase, producing the protein MGEMRYKPIGVFDSGVGGLTVVKALMELLPSESFVYLGDTANLPYGEKSAEMVRQYAFHNAQFLQEFDIKVMVVACNTASSVALEELQENFDFPVLGVIEPAAREAVRVSRSQQIGVIGTKRTIRSEMYTHKIHELSPQARVIGKACPLFVPLIEEGFLHHEATMLVAKEYLSPLANDIDTLILGCTHYPLIRDTIQSVLPHVTIVDSATSTARELRQLLLERDWLSDQLSPKRQFFATDITEHLHGLARMILPDVPSLIFEEVRLASTPVV; encoded by the coding sequence ATGGGTGAGATGCGATACAAACCAATAGGGGTTTTTGATTCTGGTGTGGGTGGTCTTACGGTAGTGAAGGCATTGATGGAACTGTTGCCATCGGAGTCTTTTGTGTATCTGGGGGACACAGCCAATCTCCCGTATGGTGAAAAATCGGCTGAAATGGTTCGGCAATATGCTTTCCATAATGCCCAGTTTTTACAGGAGTTTGATATCAAAGTGATGGTGGTAGCCTGTAATACAGCCTCTTCTGTAGCTCTCGAAGAGCTTCAGGAGAATTTTGATTTTCCTGTGCTGGGGGTCATAGAGCCAGCAGCGAGAGAAGCTGTGAGGGTGAGTCGTTCCCAGCAGATAGGAGTGATTGGTACCAAGCGGACCATCCGTAGTGAGATGTATACTCACAAAATTCATGAACTCTCTCCCCAGGCGAGGGTTATAGGCAAAGCCTGTCCTCTTTTTGTTCCTTTGATAGAGGAGGGTTTTTTGCATCACGAGGCAACAATGCTTGTCGCCAAAGAATACCTCTCTCCTCTGGCAAACGATATTGATACCCTTATCCTGGGTTGTACCCACTATCCTCTGATACGGGATACTATCCAGTCTGTTCTCCCTCATGTGACGATTGTGGATTCAGCAACCTCTACGGCGAGAGAACTTCGCCAACTGCTGTTGGAGCGAGATTGGCTTTCTGATCAGCTCTCTCCAAAAAGACAGTTCTTTGCGACAGATATTACCGAGCATCTTCACGGACTTGCCAGGATGATTCTTCCTGATGTGCCTTCTCTGATATTTGAAGAGGTTCGATTGGCATCTACACCGGTGGTGTAG
- the cimA gene encoding citramalate synthase, translated as MKRIWIYDTTLRDGKQAENVNLSLTDMLAIAKRLDQFGVDYLECGWPAANPKDRSFFEEIKKVELHHAQIAAFGSTRHAKNKVQEDPNIEALLKADTPVVTIFGKSWDLHVREVFHISLEENLKLVYESIDYLKRHNKQVFFDAEHFFDGYRSNPEYALKVLETAEKAGADAIILADTNGGMLPSMIREIMSVVTKEVKTHIGIHAHNDSDCAVANSLEAVLAGAVQVQGTFNGVGERCGNANLVSIIPNLVLKLGYDCGAITLERLKQLTEVSHYIYEIANLSPDNKQPYTGHSAFAHKGGVHVNAVEKNPKTYEHIDPEMVGNRRRILISEQSGKSNILEKAHELGLEIKDAFIQPLLHKVKEMENMGYEFEGADASFELLVKRITGNFVERFDIISFRVSSFVKTNDYSYVEATVKLRVGEMEELTVGEGDGPVNALDIALKKGLSVFYPVIKAVKLTDYKVRILNPKAGTAAVTRVLVSFQYNGYEWQTVGVSSNIIEASWQALVDSMHYILMKVEK; from the coding sequence ATGAAACGTATCTGGATCTATGATACCACCCTTCGAGATGGGAAACAGGCAGAAAATGTGAATCTTTCTCTCACCGACATGCTTGCTATTGCAAAGAGACTGGACCAATTTGGTGTTGATTATCTCGAATGTGGTTGGCCCGCGGCAAATCCCAAGGATAGGAGTTTTTTTGAAGAGATTAAGAAAGTCGAGCTTCACCATGCTCAGATTGCTGCTTTTGGAAGTACTCGTCATGCTAAAAACAAGGTTCAAGAGGACCCCAATATTGAAGCCCTTCTTAAAGCAGATACTCCTGTAGTTACTATTTTTGGGAAAAGCTGGGATCTCCATGTCAGGGAAGTCTTTCATATCTCTCTCGAAGAGAATCTGAAACTCGTCTATGAGTCTATTGACTATCTCAAGAGGCACAACAAACAGGTCTTTTTTGACGCCGAGCATTTCTTTGATGGTTACCGCAGTAACCCGGAGTATGCTCTCAAGGTTTTGGAAACTGCGGAAAAAGCCGGGGCAGATGCGATTATCCTCGCTGATACGAATGGTGGAATGTTGCCCTCGATGATCCGGGAGATTATGAGTGTGGTGACAAAAGAGGTCAAAACCCATATAGGCATTCATGCGCATAACGATAGTGATTGTGCTGTTGCGAACTCTCTGGAAGCAGTGCTGGCCGGTGCGGTTCAGGTTCAAGGGACCTTTAACGGGGTAGGAGAGCGTTGTGGCAATGCCAACCTTGTGTCGATTATTCCTAACCTGGTTTTGAAGCTGGGATATGATTGTGGGGCTATTACTCTCGAGCGTTTGAAACAGTTAACAGAGGTTTCTCATTACATCTATGAGATAGCTAACCTCTCGCCGGATAACAAACAACCTTATACGGGGCATAGTGCTTTTGCCCATAAGGGAGGGGTGCATGTTAACGCTGTTGAAAAGAATCCTAAAACCTATGAGCATATTGATCCTGAAATGGTAGGGAATCGCCGCAGGATCCTTATCTCCGAACAGTCGGGTAAGTCTAACATCCTTGAGAAAGCTCATGAACTGGGTTTAGAGATTAAAGATGCCTTTATTCAACCCCTTCTTCATAAGGTAAAAGAAATGGAGAATATGGGGTATGAGTTTGAGGGTGCTGACGCTTCTTTTGAGCTTTTGGTGAAGCGGATTACAGGGAATTTTGTTGAGCGATTTGATATAATTTCTTTCCGTGTTTCTTCTTTTGTGAAGACAAATGACTATAGTTACGTGGAAGCGACGGTGAAGCTTCGGGTGGGAGAGATGGAGGAACTTACCGTCGGAGAAGGGGACGGTCCGGTCAATGCCCTCGATATTGCCTTAAAAAAGGGACTGTCAGTTTTCTATCCTGTGATAAAAGCGGTGAAACTCACGGACTACAAGGTACGTATTCTTAACCCTAAAGCGGGGACAGCAGCGGTTACGAGGGTGCTTGTTTCTTTTCAGTACAATGGTTATGAGTGGCAAACCGTAGGGGTTTCCAGTAATATCATTGAGGCAAGCTGGCAGGCGTTGGTAGATAGTATGCATTATATTTTGATGAAAGTGGAAAAATAA
- a CDS encoding metallophosphoesterase family protein, with product MKSFMRIFLSIFLMQTLYGQTSLSWVVVSDLHYYSSELGTNGKAFESYLADDRKLLREAPQLLEAWIQEVMQLNVDFILIPGDLTKDGELVNHEAVRSALQKIKKNHPRQPKIFVIPGNHDLNNPEAFRYEEDKTLPVAYLSDKDFAEFYADFGYRDAFSRDTFSLSYAVRITPDFWLAALDSTINESNRMLKHPVTEGRLKPQTLKWLEGIAQEAKKSNATLILMMHHGLFEHWPGQRKLHPEYLLNNRKDLAKLMAKYRIRLVFTGHYHSQDITASVVDKETLYDIETGSLVSYPSPYRICSLEDAFLTIQTSTVSIYPGFEEYSRQYLIKGLTGQALNTIRKYGVPDAEGVKIAEDVAKGFAVHYAGDEPGVTFSPTGKEMGARARFILWYQGYVIRGLQTDLLPPDKNLRIHLPTGAWSNL from the coding sequence ATGAAATCGTTTATGCGAATTTTTCTTTCCATTTTCCTCATGCAAACATTGTATGGTCAGACATCCCTCTCGTGGGTTGTCGTGTCCGATCTTCACTATTACAGTAGTGAACTGGGAACCAACGGTAAAGCTTTTGAAAGCTATCTCGCCGATGATAGAAAACTTCTTCGAGAAGCACCTCAACTCCTCGAAGCATGGATACAAGAAGTGATGCAACTTAACGTTGATTTTATCCTTATCCCGGGCGACCTGACCAAAGATGGAGAACTCGTCAACCATGAGGCGGTACGTTCCGCCCTTCAAAAAATCAAGAAAAATCATCCCCGTCAACCCAAAATATTTGTCATTCCCGGAAACCATGATCTCAACAACCCTGAGGCTTTTCGTTACGAAGAAGACAAGACCTTACCTGTTGCCTATCTTTCTGATAAAGATTTTGCAGAATTCTATGCGGATTTTGGTTACAGAGACGCTTTTAGTCGGGATACCTTTTCTCTCTCGTATGCTGTTCGTATTACCCCTGACTTCTGGCTTGCAGCGCTGGATTCCACCATCAACGAATCCAACCGCATGCTCAAACACCCCGTAACTGAAGGAAGACTCAAACCCCAAACCCTCAAATGGCTTGAAGGCATTGCCCAGGAGGCAAAAAAAAGCAACGCCACGCTCATCTTAATGATGCACCACGGGCTTTTTGAACACTGGCCCGGTCAGAGAAAACTCCATCCCGAGTACCTCCTCAATAACCGCAAAGACCTGGCAAAACTCATGGCAAAATACCGTATCCGTCTCGTTTTCACAGGACATTACCATTCTCAGGACATCACCGCCTCTGTGGTAGACAAAGAAACCCTCTACGATATTGAGACAGGCTCCCTCGTTTCCTATCCCTCCCCTTATCGTATCTGTTCTCTCGAAGACGCTTTCCTCACCATTCAAACAAGCACAGTCTCCATCTATCCAGGTTTTGAGGAATACAGCCGGCAATACTTGATCAAAGGACTTACCGGACAGGCTCTCAACACCATTCGAAAGTACGGAGTACCTGACGCTGAAGGAGTCAAAATAGCAGAAGATGTAGCCAAAGGTTTTGCCGTTCATTACGCGGGAGATGAGCCCGGAGTAACCTTTTCCCCAACAGGGAAAGAAATGGGAGCACGAGCACGCTTCATTCTCTGGTATCAAGGGTATGTAATCCGGGGACTGCAAACTGATCTCCTTCCTCCCGATAAAAACCTCCGTATCCATCTTCCCACAGGAGCTTGGAGTAACCTCTGA
- a CDS encoding secondary thiamine-phosphate synthase enzyme YjbQ: MYRFHLSTPKRQCMLPIDTLVEEAVRTSGVKEGIAMVFIPHTTAAVTINENADPDVQHDILLWLSHTISPRDDFHHREGNSDAHIKSVLTGSSVIVPISESKIQLGTWQSIFFCEFDGPRKREVWVQIIPPTWGVDDTTR; this comes from the coding sequence ATGTACCGTTTTCACCTTTCGACACCCAAGCGACAATGCATGCTTCCCATTGATACTCTTGTTGAAGAAGCTGTAAGAACCTCTGGCGTAAAAGAAGGGATAGCGATGGTATTCATTCCTCATACCACAGCTGCAGTAACCATAAACGAAAATGCCGACCCAGACGTACAGCATGATATTCTTCTCTGGTTGTCTCATACCATCTCCCCGCGAGATGATTTTCATCACCGAGAAGGAAACTCAGACGCCCACATCAAGAGCGTTCTCACAGGTTCCTCTGTGATAGTACCCATCTCAGAGAGTAAAATCCAGCTTGGAACATGGCAAAGCATTTTTTTCTGTGAGTTTGACGGTCCAAGAAAACGCGAGGTATGGGTTCAGATCATTCCCCCTACGTGGGGAGTCGACGATACAACCAGATAG
- a CDS encoding transglycosylase domain-containing protein has product MTRHNFLDTMVRVVKFFIFLKNFLKENKNHLWVYMVLVLGGIFTVFSLWPYPPDELSRFSERSIKVYDRHGHLLMEMTPEKGGLCKKISLCEVPQDFIELLLFSEDRTFFSHKGWRPSSLLRATFQNVKKGRIVSGGSTLTQQLVRMRRGKMRNTLWSKFTEILEAYRLEQHFSKEEILEAYINTVFLGNHIYGFEKAAEIYFRKSLQSLNLLEMSALIAMIPAPSKHQPYRSGMEFTIRARKLLRRAWEAHILSFPQEMMKTYEEMWLHVYPMEQRVYAPLFCLYALQEAKKYVPASQIAEIYTTFDLEMYTNIRPVIFDVLKSLETYNAKHASLVMIDNPTSELRVMVGSLDFFDEEKGMINATLIRKQVGSVMKPFAYALAMENSLYHPSSILPDIYQEYPAAIGRYIPKNFTRTYHGPVRLAVALASSYNVSAVHVAATIGIEPFYFFLKRIGFDSLVRNPAFYGLGLVLGNANLTLLELAQGYTIFPKEGIFQHVRSLRFIMLKNGRRVSLPTPKSEHVLSRETCFLISRILSEHQYKFPAFGINSPIYFPFPVAVKTGTTKDFRDNCVVGYTPLITTAVWVGNLYEEPMQDLAAVAGAGKVLRNVMLLLWNQGFPFPPFRASNMTLITQRICVLSGMIAHQGCKETTEEIFVPSNLPQESCTWHTPQGETVVPPEYQSWAEKKQFGIQKPERLEILFPKDGAVFGVDTQIPEQYQSIPLEAMGNGEITWFCDGEKIGKGTKIFWTLRPGEHVIEAVWNDERKRVRILVLER; this is encoded by the coding sequence ATGACTAGACACAATTTTCTTGACACAATGGTTCGTGTGGTGAAGTTTTTCATCTTTTTGAAAAATTTTTTAAAAGAAAACAAAAACCATCTCTGGGTATATATGGTGCTTGTCCTGGGGGGAATATTTACGGTGTTTTCTTTGTGGCCTTACCCACCGGATGAACTTTCCCGCTTCTCCGAGCGAAGCATCAAGGTATATGATAGGCATGGTCACCTTCTCATGGAAATGACACCCGAAAAAGGGGGATTGTGTAAGAAAATCTCTCTCTGCGAGGTGCCACAGGATTTTATCGAGCTTCTTCTCTTTTCAGAAGATAGAACATTTTTCTCTCATAAGGGATGGAGACCTTCTTCTCTGCTACGTGCCACGTTTCAGAACGTAAAAAAAGGGAGAATCGTTTCCGGAGGTTCAACGCTTACCCAGCAGCTTGTCCGTATGCGACGGGGAAAAATGCGAAACACTCTCTGGTCCAAATTTACCGAGATTCTTGAGGCATATCGCCTCGAGCAACATTTTTCTAAGGAGGAGATTCTTGAGGCGTATATCAATACTGTCTTCCTGGGAAACCATATCTACGGATTTGAAAAGGCTGCTGAGATTTACTTCAGAAAATCCCTGCAATCCCTAAACTTACTTGAGATGAGTGCGTTAATAGCGATGATACCCGCCCCATCGAAACATCAACCCTATCGTTCGGGGATGGAGTTTACGATTCGAGCTCGAAAACTTTTACGACGAGCCTGGGAGGCTCACATTCTCTCTTTTCCACAAGAAATGATGAAAACCTACGAGGAAATGTGGCTTCACGTATACCCGATGGAGCAGCGTGTTTATGCTCCTCTTTTCTGTTTGTATGCCCTGCAGGAGGCAAAAAAGTATGTTCCTGCCTCTCAGATTGCTGAGATTTATACCACCTTCGACCTTGAGATGTACACCAACATTCGACCGGTAATCTTCGATGTTCTCAAAAGTCTTGAGACCTACAATGCGAAACATGCCAGCCTTGTCATGATAGATAATCCCACCTCAGAACTGCGGGTAATGGTAGGTTCTCTTGATTTTTTTGACGAGGAAAAGGGTATGATCAATGCCACCCTTATCCGAAAACAGGTTGGTTCTGTGATGAAACCCTTTGCCTATGCTCTGGCAATGGAAAACAGTCTCTACCATCCTTCGAGTATTCTGCCGGATATTTACCAGGAATACCCTGCCGCGATTGGGCGTTATATTCCCAAAAATTTTACCCGTACCTATCACGGGCCTGTACGGCTGGCAGTAGCGCTGGCATCCTCGTATAATGTTTCAGCTGTCCATGTCGCCGCAACCATAGGCATAGAACCATTCTATTTCTTTCTTAAAAGAATTGGGTTTGATTCTCTTGTAAGAAATCCGGCTTTCTATGGGCTTGGACTTGTGCTGGGAAATGCCAACCTTACCCTTCTCGAACTGGCCCAGGGGTACACCATTTTCCCCAAAGAGGGAATCTTCCAGCATGTTCGTTCGCTTCGCTTCATCATGCTTAAAAATGGCCGTCGGGTCTCTCTTCCCACCCCAAAATCAGAACACGTGCTCTCACGAGAAACGTGTTTTCTTATCTCCAGGATCCTCTCAGAACATCAATACAAGTTTCCCGCTTTTGGGATAAATTCGCCTATCTATTTCCCCTTCCCTGTAGCGGTTAAGACAGGGACGACGAAGGATTTCAGGGATAACTGTGTGGTGGGATATACCCCCTTGATAACCACAGCTGTGTGGGTGGGAAATCTCTACGAGGAGCCCATGCAAGACCTGGCGGCCGTCGCTGGAGCGGGAAAAGTGCTTCGCAATGTGATGCTTCTTTTGTGGAACCAGGGATTTCCTTTTCCTCCTTTCAGGGCAAGCAATATGACACTCATTACCCAGCGCATATGTGTTCTCTCAGGGATGATTGCACACCAGGGGTGTAAGGAAACCACAGAGGAGATATTTGTTCCCTCCAATCTTCCCCAGGAATCTTGCACGTGGCATACACCTCAAGGGGAAACCGTAGTCCCACCTGAATATCAATCGTGGGCAGAAAAAAAGCAGTTTGGGATTCAAAAGCCAGAAAGGTTGGAAATTCTCTTTCCCAAGGATGGAGCAGTATTTGGAGTTGATACTCAGATTCCAGAGCAATACCAGTCTATCCCCCTTGAAGCTATGGGAAACGGCGAAATTACATGGTTCTGTGATGGAGAAAAAATAGGAAAAGGAACAAAAATATTCTGGACATTGCGCCCGGGAGAACATGTTATAGAAGCCGTTTGGAATGACGAGAGAAAACGAGTTCGAATCCTTGTCCTGGAAAGGTAA
- a CDS encoding LptF/LptG family permease, which produces MKSIGSLARQYLWSTYDRYFYKTLIPSFLVGFVFVTLFQGIVELYNLIQLYIKSNVPLKNIFLMTVNLVPFLATITLPLGVPFGYILAMGRLSRDSEIIALRACGVSNFRIVLPGLVFAVFLTLFAWVFNNFIGYPATKSYILLRAQSEREKPIVQLKNQAFLSVGKYQLKFDRSITFENLEVLLNVQLVDLPGKRTIMAEKGRLYKDPESANNYVIKLQNGSISEIQEIENEMGRKEQKMFIVSFRYLTVYIPISVEGFNIRTLPESMSVWELKKQIEEEIKKNTSWQSFLREEKELLEDEKKIQRELKNLAKLVPDPAQRKAREQELKTQLDETKRKQKDLVRQVRSVMPRERMSLMEKYSFPAAILVFALLCVFLGMFLPRGGRNENLGIAMIVMIVYYGIWMGMRRLIEAQQGDPWLVWVPNLVYLVVGLGVMMKKIRE; this is translated from the coding sequence ATGAAAAGTATTGGTTCTCTGGCAAGGCAGTATCTCTGGAGCACGTATGATAGATATTTTTATAAAACGCTGATACCTTCTTTTCTGGTTGGTTTTGTCTTTGTGACCCTTTTCCAGGGGATTGTGGAGTTGTACAATCTTATACAACTCTATATTAAATCAAACGTACCCCTCAAAAATATCTTCTTGATGACAGTGAATCTTGTTCCTTTTTTGGCAACGATCACCCTGCCTTTGGGAGTTCCTTTTGGATATATCCTGGCCATGGGAAGACTTTCCCGGGATTCGGAGATTATTGCTCTGCGTGCTTGTGGTGTGTCGAATTTTCGAATCGTTCTTCCTGGCCTGGTGTTTGCTGTTTTTCTTACCTTGTTTGCCTGGGTTTTTAATAATTTTATAGGCTATCCAGCAACAAAAAGTTATATTCTCTTGCGTGCTCAGTCTGAGCGTGAGAAACCGATAGTTCAGCTGAAAAATCAGGCTTTTCTCAGTGTGGGCAAGTACCAGTTAAAATTTGATAGAAGTATCACTTTTGAGAATCTTGAGGTTTTGCTCAATGTTCAACTGGTAGATCTTCCCGGGAAACGTACTATCATGGCAGAGAAGGGCAGACTCTACAAGGATCCCGAATCTGCGAATAACTATGTGATCAAGCTTCAAAATGGCAGTATCTCGGAAATCCAGGAGATAGAAAATGAAATGGGCCGAAAAGAACAGAAAATGTTTATTGTTTCTTTTCGGTATCTGACGGTGTATATTCCTATCTCTGTTGAGGGTTTCAATATTCGGACGTTGCCGGAAAGCATGAGTGTTTGGGAACTCAAGAAACAAATTGAAGAGGAAATTAAGAAAAACACTTCCTGGCAAAGTTTTTTGCGAGAAGAAAAAGAGCTTTTGGAGGATGAAAAAAAGATTCAACGGGAGCTTAAGAATCTTGCAAAGCTTGTTCCTGATCCTGCACAAAGGAAGGCAAGGGAACAAGAGCTTAAAACTCAGCTTGATGAGACGAAACGGAAACAGAAAGACCTGGTGCGTCAGGTTCGGAGTGTCATGCCAAGAGAGCGTATGAGTTTAATGGAGAAGTATTCGTTTCCTGCGGCTATTTTGGTCTTTGCTTTGCTGTGTGTTTTTTTGGGCATGTTTTTACCCCGCGGAGGGAGAAATGAAAACCTTGGAATAGCGATGATTGTGATGATTGTGTACTATGGTATATGGATGGGTATGCGAAGGCTTATCGAGGCCCAACAGGGGGACCCCTGGTTGGTGTGGGTGCCGAATCTTGTTTATTTGGTGGTGGGTTTAGGGGTGATGATGAAAAAAATTCGGGAGTAG
- a CDS encoding LptF/LptG family permease, with the protein MPFWKKEYGALIRERLRLLWKYYRFSIFDRYILRQFVLVSLFSLVFIVVLYEVVQVFQFLRWFPEGTRGIDIFFMNLYESAYWAMIFLPLSLTLGAVVVFTRLANHYELRAMVSTGISLKRVMFYPLFFTAVFVLVMIFFLQENVIFPIYQRYFAYQKLVFEKVPVKEVDRFKDNQNVVVYGPNHTLYMGDRYLALAKRLENVVILSLIPKDGPEFVISQVFSNEYLMSNLQLIEKERLLDVLQRINFTMRIDARSMVWDKDHWVLYDGTIWRINPFSASVQVDQFSQFTTNVLSIEPFYLEKIWYDMNAMKPSQLKALIRLRKQSGQFYADLEAVWYSNISYMLNAFFLVLLIVGFIDISRKKISLIENLVICFVSFGVSYIVFAMGASFAANGDLPPFLGGFLGTIILGVSAIWLYRRLPT; encoded by the coding sequence GTGCCTTTTTGGAAAAAGGAGTATGGTGCTTTGATTCGGGAAAGACTGAGACTGTTATGGAAATATTATCGATTCTCAATATTTGACCGGTATATTTTACGACAGTTTGTCCTGGTGAGTTTGTTTTCTCTTGTTTTTATCGTTGTTCTGTATGAGGTTGTTCAGGTTTTTCAGTTTTTGCGATGGTTTCCGGAGGGGACAAGGGGCATAGACATATTTTTCATGAACCTGTATGAAAGTGCTTACTGGGCGATGATTTTTCTTCCTCTTTCACTTACCCTTGGAGCGGTGGTGGTTTTTACAAGACTTGCTAACCACTATGAGCTTCGGGCGATGGTCTCTACTGGTATCAGTCTCAAACGAGTGATGTTTTACCCGTTGTTTTTTACAGCTGTTTTTGTGTTGGTGATGATTTTTTTTCTCCAGGAAAATGTGATTTTCCCCATTTATCAGCGTTATTTTGCCTACCAAAAGCTCGTGTTTGAAAAGGTTCCTGTGAAGGAAGTAGACAGGTTTAAGGATAACCAGAACGTGGTTGTGTATGGGCCGAATCATACCTTATACATGGGAGATAGATATCTGGCGCTCGCAAAGCGGCTCGAAAATGTGGTGATTTTGTCTCTGATACCCAAGGATGGTCCTGAGTTTGTTATTTCTCAAGTTTTTTCTAACGAATATCTTATGAGTAATCTTCAGCTTATAGAAAAAGAAAGGCTTCTTGATGTTCTTCAGAGGATTAATTTTACCATGCGTATCGATGCGAGGTCAATGGTTTGGGATAAGGATCACTGGGTTCTCTATGATGGAACAATATGGAGGATTAATCCATTCTCTGCGAGCGTTCAGGTGGACCAGTTTTCTCAATTTACAACGAATGTGCTTTCGATAGAGCCTTTTTATCTGGAAAAGATCTGGTATGATATGAATGCTATGAAGCCATCGCAGTTAAAAGCGCTTATCCGTTTGAGAAAACAGTCGGGGCAGTTTTATGCGGATCTTGAAGCGGTTTGGTATTCGAATATTTCGTATATGCTGAATGCTTTTTTTCTGGTACTTCTTATCGTGGGTTTTATCGATATATCGAGGAAAAAGATCTCTCTTATTGAAAATCTGGTGATCTGTTTTGTAAGTTTTGGAGTTTCCTACATCGTATTTGCGATGGGGGCAAGTTTTGCAGCCAATGGAGATCTTCCTCCTTTTTTAGGAGGGTTTCTCGGGACGATAATTCTGGGAGTGTCTGCTATCTGGTTGTATCGTCGACTCCCCACGTAG